From the genome of Delphinus delphis chromosome 8, mDelDel1.2, whole genome shotgun sequence, one region includes:
- the NUMA1 gene encoding nuclear mitotic apparatus protein 1 isoform X4 codes for MTLHATRAAALLSWVNSLHVADPVEAVLQLQDCSVFLRIIDSIHGTDEGQQILQQPVPERLEFVCSFLQKNRKHPSSPERLVSVQKVMEGSELELAKMTMLLLYHSSMSSRSPRDWEQFEYKIQAELAVILKFVLDHEDGLNLNEDSENFLQKAPVPSPCSSTISEELSPPSHQAKREVRFLELQKVASSSGNNFLPGSPASPMGDILQTPQFQMRRLKKQLADERNNRDELELELAENRKLLTEKDAQIAVMQQRIDRLALLHEKQAASPLEPRELEELRGKNESLTIRLHETLRQCQDLKTEKSQMDRKINQLSEENGDLSFKLREFASHLQQLQGALNELTEEHSKATREWVEKQTHLEKELGTALQDKKCLEEKNEILQGKLSQLEEHLAQLRENPPREKGEVLGDVLQLETLKQEAATLAADNTQLQARVEVLETELGQREAKLLAERSHFEEEKQQLASLIAELQGSLSNLGQAKEELEQASQAQGARLSAQVATMTSELATLNATVQQRDQELAGLKQQAQTEQAQLAQTLQRQEQASQSLRQQVEQLSSSLEQKEQQLEEATKEQKATRRDHAQQLAAAAEEREASLRERDAALQQLEALGKEKAAELEVLQQQLQAASEARDSAQTSVTQARREKAELSQKVEELHARAEAAHQERCEAQAQVAELKAQLRSEQQKATERETVAQEKAQLQEQVRALEESLKVTKGSLEEEKHRAADILEEQQRCISRLEAEARSLVEQHEQEQQELEEEKAGRRGLEARLQQLGEAHQAKTEALRQELAEAIASQREAESECEQLAKEVATWRERYEDSQQEEAQYGAIFQEQLMTLKEECEKARQELQEAKEKVAGIEAHSELQIGRQQSELAQLHASLARALQQVQEKEVRAQKLADDLSALQEKMAATSKEVVHLEALVRKAGEQHETASQELLKEPPRAGDRESEWLKEHQGRPFCSTQAALQAMEREAEQMGSELERLRAALMESQGQQQEERGQQEREVARLTQERGRAQADLALEKAAKAELEMRLQNALNEQRVEFAALQEALARALMEKEGKDQELAKLRGQEAAQGAELKELQQTVERLKEQVAGKEEECPQSLGTASREDASGSGAQPEATGKTEQTGPELEALRAEVSRLEQQVCEYQEKSSSLERSLEAERASHAEQASALETLRGQLEQKAQELGSGQDTLASAQRELATLRAKAQEHGKAEDGWKAQVARSQQEAERKNSLISSLEEEVSILNRQVLEKEGESKELKRLVIAESEKSQKLEERLRLLQAEMASSSARAAERSSALREEVQTLREEAEKQRVASESLRQELASQAERAEELGQELKAWQEKFFQKEQALSALQLEHTSTQALVSELLPAKHLCQQLQAEQAATEKRHREELEQSKQAAGGLRAELLRAQRELGELVPLRQKVAEQERAAQQLRAEKASYAEQLSMLKKAHGLLAEENRGLGERANLGRQFLEVELDQAREKYGQELAAVRAEAETRLAEMQREAQSSARELEVMTAKYEGAKAKVLEERQRFQEERQKLTAQVEQLELFQREQTKQVEELSKKLADHDQASKVQQQKLKAQGGESQQEAQRLQAQLNELQAQLSQKEQAAEHYKLQMEKAKTHYDAKKQQNQELQEQLRGLEQLQTENKELRAEADRLGRELQQAGLKTREAEQTCRHLTAQVRSLEAQVAHADQQLRDLGKFQVATDALKSREPQAKPQLDLSIDSLDLSCEEGTPLTITSKLPRTQPDGTSIPGEPASPISQRLPPKVESLESLYFTPIPARGQPPLESSLDSLGDVFLDSGRKTRSSRRRTTQIINITMTKKLDVEEPDSANSSFYSTQSAPASQAGPRAASSTQSLARLGSPDDGNSALLSLPGYRPTTRSSARRSQAGVSSGAPPGRNSFYMGTCQDEPEQLDDWNRIAELQQRNRVCPPHLKTCYPLESRPSLSLPTITDEEIKTGDPRETLRRASMQPAQIAEGAGITTRQQRKRVSAEPHQGPGTPESKKATTCFPRPMTPRDRHEGRRQSTTEAQKKAAPAVVKQADRRQSMAFSILNTPKKLGNSLLRRAASKKAPSKASPNPRSGTRRSPRIATTTASAATAAAIAAATATPRAKGKAKQ; via the exons TCGCTTCCTAGAGCTACAGAAAGTCGCCTCTTCCAGTGGGAACAA CTTCCTCCCAGGTTCTCCAGCCTCCCCCATGGGTGACATTCTGCAGACCCCACAATTCCAGATGAGGCGGCTGAAGAAGCAGCTTGCAGATGAGAGAAATAATCGAGACGAGCTGGAGCTGGAGTTGGCCGAGAACCGCAAGCTCCTCACAGAGAAGG ATGCGCAGATAGCCGTGATGCAGCAGCGCATCGACCGCCTGGCTCTGCTGCACGAGAAGCAGGCAGCCAGTCCGCTGGAGCCCAGGGAGCTTGAGGAGCTCCGTGGCAAGAATGAGAG CCTCACCATACGGCTCCACGAAACTCTGAGGCAGTGCCAGGACCTGAAGACAGAGAAGAGCCAGATGGATCGCAAAATTAACCAGCTTTCTGAAGAGAATGGGGACCTTTCCTTTAAG CTGCGGGAGTTTGCCAGTCACCTGCAGCAACTACAGGGGGCCCTCAATGAACTGACAGAAGAGCACAGCAAGGCCACTCGGGAGTGGGTGGAGAAGCAGACCCATCTGGAGAAGGAGCTCGGCACAGCCCTGCAGGACAAG AAATGCCTTGAAGAGAAGAATGAAATCCTTCAGGGAAAACTTTCACAGCTGGAAGAACATTTGGCCCAGCTGCGGGAGAACCCACCCCGGGAGAAGGGCGAGGTGCTGGGTGATGTCTTGCAG CTGGAGACTCTCAAACAAGAGGCAGCCACTCTGGCTGCAGACAACACCCAGCTCCAAGCCAGAGTGGAGGTGCTGGAGACTGAGCTGGGCCAGCGGGAAGCCAAGTTGCTTGCCGAGCGGAGCCActttgaagaagaaaagcagcAGTTGGCCAGCCTGATTGCCGAGCTGCAGGGCTCCCTGTCCAACCTTGGCCAGGCCAAGGAAGAGCTGGAGCAGGCCTCTCAGGCTCAAGGGGCCCGGCTGTCTGCCCAGGTGGCCACGATGACCTCCGAGCTCGCCACCCTCAATGCCACCGTCCAGCAGCGGGATCAAGAACTGGCTGGCCTGAAGCAGCAGGCCCAAACAGAGCAGGCGCAGCTCGCGCAGACCCTCCAGCGGCAGGAACAGGCCTCCCAGAGCCTCCGCCAGCAGGTGGAGCAGCTGAGCAGCAGCCTGgagcagaaggaacagcagtTGGAAGAGGCCACCAAGGAGCAGAAGGCCACCCGGCGAGACCACGCCCAGCAGCTGGCCGCTGCGGCTGAGGAGCGGGAGGCCTCTTTACGGGAGAGGGATGCGGCCCTCCAGCAGCTGGAGGCACTGGGGAAGGAGAAGGCCGCCGAGCTGGAAGTCCTGCAACAGCAGCTTCAGGCTGCTAGTGAAGCCCGGGACAGTGCCCAGACCTCGGTGACACAGGCCCGGCGGGAGAAGGCAGAGCTGAGCCAGAAGGTGGAGGAGCTCCATGCCCGTGCTGAGGCAGCCCACCAGGAGCGGTGTGAGGCGCAGGCCcaggtggcagagctgaaggCCCAGCTGAGGTCTGAGCAGCAAAAAGCAACCGAGAGAGAAACGGTGGCCCAGGAGAAGGCCCAGCTCCAGGAGCAGGTCCGGGCCCTTGAGGAGTCCTTGAAGGTCACCAAGGGCAGCCTGGAAGAGGAGAAGCACAGGGCTGCAGACATCCTGGAAGAGCAGCAGCGATGCATCTCCAGGCTGGAGGCGGAGGCCCGGAGCCTGGTGGAGCAGCACGAGCAGGAACAGCAGGAGCTGGAAGAAGAGAAGGCTGGGCGCAGGGGGCTGGAGGCCCGACTGCAGCAGCTCGGGGAGGCCCATCAGGCCAAGACAGAAGCCCTGCGGCAGGAGCTGGCTGAGGCCATCGCCTCCCAGCGCGAGGCTGAGAGTGAGTGTGAGCAGCTTGCCAAGGAGGTGGCCACCTGGCGTGAGCGGTACGAGGACAGCCAGCAGGAGGAGGCACAGTACGGAGCCATATTCCAGGAACAGCTGATGACCCTGAAGGAGGAATGCGAGAAGGCCCGCCAGGAGCTGCAGGAGGCAAAGGAGAAGGTGGCAGGGATAGAGGCCCACAGCGAGCTCCAGATCGGCCGGCAGCAGAGTGAGCTTGCTCAGCTCCACGCCAGCCTGGCCAGGGCCCTGCAGCAGGTCCAGGAGAAGGAGGTCAGGGCCCAGAAGCTCGCAGACGACCTGTCCGCTCTGCAGGAGAAGATGGCTGCCACCAGCAAGGAGGTGGTCCACCTGGAGGCCTTGGTGCGCAAGGCGGGTGAGCAGCATGAAACGGCCTCCCAGGAGCTACTCAAGGAGCCGCCCAGGGCAGGAGACAGAGAGTCGGAGTGGCTGAAAGAGCATCAGGGACGCCCGTTCTGCAGCACACAGGCTGCACTGCAGGCCATGGAGCGTGAGGCAGAGCAAATGGGCAGTGAGCTGGAGAGGTTGCGCGCCGCGCTGATGGAGAGCCAGGGGCAGCAGCAGGAGGAGCGTGGACAGCAGGAGAGGGAGGTGGCGCGGCTGACCCAGGAGCGGGGCCGGGCCCAAGCCGACCTTGCCCTGGAGAAGGCCGCCAAGGCCGAGCTTGAGATGCGGCTGCAGAATGCCCTCAACGAGCAGCGTGTGGAGTTTGCTGCCTTGCAGGAGGCACTGGCCCGCGCCCTGATGGAAAAGGAGGGGAAGGATCAGGAGCTGGCCAAGCTTCGTGGGCAGGAGGCAGCCCAGGGGGCAGAGCTGAAGGAGCTTCAGCAGACTGTGGAGCGGCTGAAGGAACAGGTGGCCGGGAAAGAGGAGGAGTGCCCACAGTCTCTAGGGACGGCCAGCCGAGAAGACGCTTCCGGGTCGGGAGCCCAGCCTGAGGCTACCGGAAAGACGGAGCAAACAGGCCCGGAGCTGGAGGCTCTGCGGGCAGAGGTGAGCAGGCTGGAGCAACAGGTCTGCGAGTATCAGGAGAAGTCCTCCAGCCTGGAGCGCAGCCTTGAGGCTGAGCGCGCCTCCCACGCGGAGCAGGCCAGTGCTCTGGAGACTTTGCGGGGCCAGTTAGAGCAGAAGGCCCAGGAACTGGGGAGCGGTCAGGACACCTTAGCCTCAGCCCAGAGGGAGCTGGCCACCCTCCGCGCCAAGGCCCAGGAGCACGGCAAGGCTGAGGATGGGTGGAAGGCACAGGTGGCCCGGAGTCAGCAGGAGGCTGAGAGGAAAAACAGCCTCATCAGCAGCTTGGAGGAGGAGGTGTCCATCCTGAACCGCCAGGTGCTGGAGAAGGAAGGCGAGAGCAAGGAGTTGAAGCGGCTGGTTATTGCCGAGTCAGAGAAGagtcagaagctggaagagaggcTGCGTCTGCTCCAGGCAGAGATGGCCAGCAGCAGCGCCAGGGCTGCGGAACGCAGTTCCGCTCTGCGGGAGGAGGTCCAGACCCTCCGGGAGGAGGCAGAGAAGCAGCGGGTGGCTTCCGAGAGCCTGAGGCAGGAGCTGGCCTCGCAGGCAGAGCGAGCAGAAGAGCTGGGCCAAGAGTTGAAGGCTTGGCAGGAGAAGTTCTTCCAGAAGGAGCAGGCCCTCTCTGCCCTGCAGCTTGAGCACACCAGCACGCAGGCCCTGGTGAGCGAGCTGCTGCCCGCTAAGCACCTGTGCCAGCAGCTGCAGGCTGAGCAGGCAGCCACTGAGAAACGCCATCGAGAGGAGCTGGAGCAGAGCAAGCAGGCAGCCGGTGGGCTGCGCGCAGAGCTGCTGCGGGCCCAGCGCGAGCTCGGGGAGCTGGTGCCCCTGCGGCAGAAGGTGGCAGAGCAGGAGCGAGCAGCCCAGCAGCTGCGGGCAGAGAAGGCCAGCTATGCAGAGCAGCTGAGCATGCTGAAGAAGGCTCATGGCCTGCTGGCGGAGGAGAACCGGGGGCTGGGCGAGCGGGCCAACCTCGGCCGGCAGTTCCTGGAAGTGGAGCTGGACCAGGCCCGGGAGAAGTACGGCCAAGAGCTGGCAGCTGTGCGTGCTGAAGCTGAGACCCGTCTGGCCGAGATGCAGCGGGAGGCACAGAGTTCTGCCCGGGAGCTGGAGGTGATGACTGCCAAGTACGAGGGTGCCAAGGCCAAGGTCCTGGAGGAGAGGCAGCGTTTccaggaggagaggcagaaacTCACAGCCCAG GTGGAGCAGCTAGAGTTATTTCAGAGAGAGCAAACTAAGCAG gTGGAAGAACTGAGTAAGAAGCTAGCTGACCATGACCAAGCCAGCAAGGTGCAGCAGCAGAAGCTGAAG GCCCAGGGAGGTGAGAGCCAGCAAGAGGCGCAGCGCCTCCAGGCCCAGCTGAATGAGCTGCAGGCCCAGCTGAGCCAGAAGGAGCAGGCGGCTGAGCACTACAAGCTGCAG ATGGAGAAGGCCAAGACTCATTATGATGCCAAGAAGCAGCAGAACCAAGAGCTGCAGGAGCAGCTGCGGGGCCTGGAGCAGCTGCAGACAGAGAACAAGGAGCTGCGGGCTGAAGCGGATCGGCTGGGCCGGGAACTGCAGCAGGCCGGGCTGAAGACCAGGGAGGCCGAGCAGACCTGCCGTCACCTCACCGCCCAGGTGCGCAGCCTGGAGGCACAG GTTGCCCACGCTGACCAGCAGCTTCGGGACCTGGGCAAGTTCCAGGTGGCGACTGACGCCTTAAAGAGCCGGGAGCCGCAGGCTAAGCCTCAGCTGGACTTGAGCATTGACAGCCTGGATCTGAGCTGCGAGGAGGGGACCCCACTCACTATCACCAG CAAGTTGCCTCGTACCCAGCCAGATGGCACCAGCATCCCTGGAGAGCCAGCCTCGCCCATCTCCCAGCGTCTGCCCCCCAAGGTAGAATCCCTGGAGAGTCTCTACTTCACCCCCATCCCCGCTCGGGGTCAGCCCCCCCTGGAGAGCAGCCTGGACTCCCTGGGGGATGTCTTCCTGGACTCAGGCCGGAAGACCCGCTCCTCTCGTCGGCGCACCACGCAAATCATCAACATCACCATGACCAAG AAGCTAGATGTGGAGGAGCCAGACAGCGCCAACTCCTCCTTCTATAGCACGCAGTCTGCCCCTGCTTCCCAGGCTGGCCCGAGAGCTGCCTCCTCCACCCAGTCTCTAGCCCGCCTGGGCTCTCCCGACGACGGCAACTCGGCTCTGCTAAGCCTGCCTGGCTACCGGCCCACCACTCGCAGCTCCGCTCGCCGCTCCCAGGCTGGGGTGTCCAGCGGGGCCCCTCCAG GCAGGAACAGCTTCTACATGGGCACTTGCCAGGATGAGCCTGAGCAGCTGGATGACTGGAACCGCATTGCAGAGTTGCAGCAGCGCAATCGAGTGTGCCCCCCGCACTTAAAGACCTGCTACCCTCTGGAGTCCAGG CCTTCCCTGAGCCTGCCTACCATCACAGATGAGGAGATAAAAACCGGTGACCCCCGGGAGACCCTGCGCCGAGCGAGCATGCAGCCAGCCCAGATAGCTGAGGGCGCTGGCATCACCACCCGGCAGCAGCGCAAACGGGTCTCCGCAGAGCCCCACCAGGGCCCTGGCACCCCCGAG TCTAAGAAGGCCACCACCTGTTTCCCACGCCCCATGACTCCCCGGGACCGACATGAAGGGCGCAGACAGAGCACTACCGAGGCCCAGAAGAAAGCAGCTCCAGCTGTTGTTAAACAG GCTGACCGCCGCCAGTCAATGGCCTTCAGCATCCTCAACACACCCAAGAAGCTCGGGAATAGCCTTCTGCGGAGGGCAGCCTCTAAGAAAGCCCCATCCAAGGCCTCCCCCAACCCCCGCAGTGGGACCCGCCGCTCTCCTCGCATCGCCACCACCACAGCCAGTGCCGCCACTGCCGCCGCCATCGCCGCTGCCACTGCCACCCCTCGGGCCAAGGGCAAG gcAAAGCAATAA